The Noviherbaspirillum saxi genome includes a window with the following:
- a CDS encoding carboxymuconolactone decarboxylase family protein produces MDSTKDTSTPICDHMRSAGNWNPVWNTVAELDEAWLEKFMQMNAHAVRKGLFDPLTLEFIAIAVDASCTHMYAPGVRRHIRKALELGASKEQILALLQMVSVVGIHSVAMGVPLLVEEAEKLAEHGPMQEPF; encoded by the coding sequence ATGGACAGTACTAAAGATACTTCCACCCCGATCTGCGACCACATGCGCAGCGCGGGCAACTGGAACCCCGTGTGGAACACGGTCGCGGAACTCGACGAGGCCTGGCTTGAAAAATTCATGCAGATGAATGCGCATGCGGTGCGCAAGGGGCTGTTCGATCCCCTCACTCTGGAATTCATTGCCATCGCGGTCGACGCGTCATGCACCCATATGTATGCGCCAGGCGTGCGCCGCCATATCCGCAAGGCGCTGGAGCTGGGTGCCAGCAAGGAGCAGATCCTGGCCTTGTTGCAAATGGTCTCGGTAGTCGGCATTCACTCGGTCGCAATGGGCGTGCCACTTCTGGTCGAAGAAGCTGAAAAGCTGGCCGAGCATGGCCCGATGCAGGAACCATTCTGA
- a CDS encoding SDR family NAD(P)-dependent oxidoreductase, protein MKLKDKVAVVTGAAGGLGRGIALSFAREGARVVVCDINEAALAPVKAEIQELGAECLALHCDVSDSESVNAMFARIDTHLGTTHILVNNAGLVPEKPHDEERRKRHYGLATRPVPRQSLGITKEMSDAEWRRFWSVNVDGVFYCTRAALVRMEAQSYGRIINISSVAGISAASAHSPHYSASKGAVIAFTRAVGYEVCGANVLVNCICPGGVQTPAFERYIDQLTPEEQNTLWQLVPLGRLGKPGEYGALAVYLASEECYLVGSIVNASGGAVVQSSYV, encoded by the coding sequence ATGAAACTGAAAGACAAAGTCGCCGTAGTGACAGGCGCAGCCGGTGGCCTCGGTCGCGGCATCGCGCTGAGCTTTGCGCGCGAAGGCGCGCGCGTCGTGGTGTGCGACATCAACGAGGCGGCGCTGGCGCCAGTCAAAGCCGAGATCCAGGAACTCGGCGCCGAATGCCTGGCGTTGCATTGCGACGTGAGCGATAGCGAAAGCGTCAATGCGATGTTCGCGCGCATCGATACGCATCTCGGTACGACGCACATCCTCGTCAACAATGCCGGTCTGGTCCCGGAGAAACCGCATGACGAGGAGCGCCGCAAGCGCCATTACGGCCTGGCGACGCGGCCGGTACCGCGGCAGTCACTGGGCATCACCAAGGAAATGAGCGATGCGGAGTGGCGCCGGTTCTGGAGTGTCAATGTCGACGGCGTTTTCTATTGCACGCGTGCGGCGCTGGTACGCATGGAAGCGCAGAGCTATGGACGGATCATCAACATCAGCAGCGTCGCCGGCATTTCTGCCGCCAGCGCGCACAGCCCGCACTACTCGGCGTCCAAGGGCGCGGTCATTGCCTTCACCCGTGCCGTCGGCTACGAGGTCTGCGGCGCCAATGTGCTGGTCAATTGCATCTGCCCGGGTGGGGTGCAGACGCCGGCGTTTGAACGTTACATCGACCAATTGACACCGGAGGAACAAAATACCTTATGGCAGCTCGTCCCGCTCGGACGCCTCGGCAAACCGGGAGAATATGGAGCGCTAGCCGTCTATCTTGCCTCGGAAGAGTGCTACCTGGTCGGATCGATCGTCAATGCTTCGGGAGGCGCGGTCGTACAGTCCTCCTACGTCTGA
- a CDS encoding AraC family transcriptional regulator encodes MQMLIRSASLNNYVDVGRALGIDPFAQLKAARIAATCLNNPDIKISLAAVGRLLENSAYAAGVEDFGLRMAENRYLSNLGPIALAAREEPTIRKALEAMQRYLPLHNDGMSMLIEEMDGVIVLRAEYMAAGWAPMRQSIELTTGVLFRYLRGFLGNAWTPRMVCFRHAAPKDMTTHRRLFGRRLAFSREFDGIVCEAADLEAPMPNSDPVTARYVHQYLQTLNAQQSATMQDKVRQLIWVLLPSGRCSAEQVARHLDVDRRTIHRQLTQQGETFSALLEQVRRELVARYIADRNRPLNEVAGLLGFSAPSVFSRWFVQQFGCSATAWRTSRHTISQDGLQT; translated from the coding sequence ATGCAGATGCTGATTCGTAGCGCCTCCTTGAACAATTATGTCGATGTGGGTCGCGCGCTTGGCATCGATCCCTTCGCGCAATTGAAAGCGGCGCGAATTGCGGCGACCTGCCTGAACAATCCCGATATCAAGATTTCCCTTGCTGCGGTTGGACGGCTGCTGGAGAACTCCGCGTATGCCGCAGGTGTTGAGGATTTCGGATTGCGGATGGCGGAAAACCGCTATTTGTCGAATCTTGGGCCGATCGCTCTGGCGGCGCGCGAGGAACCGACGATCCGCAAGGCACTGGAAGCCATGCAACGTTATCTACCCTTGCATAACGATGGCATGAGCATGCTGATTGAAGAAATGGACGGCGTGATTGTACTGCGCGCGGAGTATATGGCCGCGGGCTGGGCGCCGATGCGGCAGTCAATCGAATTGACAACAGGAGTGCTGTTTCGCTACCTGCGCGGCTTTCTAGGAAATGCCTGGACGCCCCGCATGGTGTGCTTCCGTCACGCCGCGCCCAAAGACATGACGACGCATCGGCGGCTGTTCGGCAGACGCCTGGCATTTTCCCGCGAGTTCGACGGGATCGTGTGCGAGGCTGCCGACCTTGAGGCACCGATGCCGAATTCAGACCCGGTCACGGCGCGCTACGTTCACCAGTATCTGCAAACACTCAATGCGCAGCAGAGCGCGACGATGCAGGACAAGGTGCGGCAGCTTATCTGGGTGCTGCTGCCCAGCGGACGCTGTTCGGCCGAACAGGTGGCTAGACATCTCGACGTCGATAGGCGCACCATCCACCGGCAGCTGACCCAGCAAGGCGAAACATTCTCGGCACTATTGGAACAGGTGCGCCGCGAACTCGTCGCTCGCTATATTGCCGATCGCAACAGGCCGTTGAACGAAGTCGCAGGGCTGCTTGGGTTTTCTGCGCCCTCGGTGTTCTCGCGCTGGTTTGTCCAGCAATTCGGGTGCAGCGCAACAGCTTGGCGTACGAGTCGGCATACCATTTCGCAGGATGGCTTGCAGACATAA
- a CDS encoding Rieske (2Fe-2S) protein: protein MSRQIPVGAVDELAPGQRKLAFVDGRSIVLFNIGGTIRAIDNSCPHNGASLASGKLDGNMLSCPAHGLRFDLTSGCTPGAHPLCLTSFPVREVEGRLLVELEDASANPR, encoded by the coding sequence ATGTCACGTCAGATACCAGTCGGAGCTGTTGATGAACTCGCACCAGGTCAGCGCAAGCTGGCCTTCGTCGATGGCCGCAGCATCGTCCTGTTCAACATCGGCGGCACGATCCGCGCCATAGACAACTCCTGCCCGCATAACGGTGCTTCGCTTGCGAGCGGCAAGCTCGACGGCAACATGCTGAGTTGCCCGGCCCATGGGTTGCGCTTCGACCTGACGAGCGGCTGCACGCCGGGGGCACATCCGCTGTGCCTCACCAGCTTCCCGGTCCGGGAAGTGGAGGGCAGGCTGCTTGTGGAACTTGAGGATGCGTCAGCGAATCCCCGGTGA
- a CDS encoding DMT family transporter, producing the protein MSSADLAKLVFVSAIWGSAFVFLRVAVPEMGLWLTSILRASLASVALVAFTILTGLPMQWRRNFKYFAIVGFFANVVPFVAFSFAALHIPAAHSAVLNSTVPLFGALLSVVVLSERLTMRLLIGLLLGIVGVAILVGAGGLPLNASILMAVAACLLGAIAVALASIIVKKTGNGGGIHPIVMAAGSLTLGSAAMLPALPFSLPAAMPSAPAWACTVAVALGSTGLAQAMFISLILKIGATRAMSATFLLPLFSMLWGVLFLHEGVGASTLVGGMVVLAAMGLVLAGPRPRPVVSEAKT; encoded by the coding sequence ATGTCCTCAGCCGATCTTGCCAAGCTTGTCTTTGTTTCCGCGATCTGGGGTAGTGCATTTGTTTTCTTGCGCGTTGCGGTTCCTGAGATGGGACTGTGGTTGACCTCTATCCTGCGCGCTTCGCTTGCCAGCGTCGCGCTTGTCGCGTTCACCATCCTCACTGGCCTGCCCATGCAATGGCGGCGCAATTTCAAGTATTTCGCGATAGTCGGATTTTTCGCGAACGTGGTCCCGTTCGTTGCCTTCTCCTTTGCCGCGCTGCACATCCCCGCGGCGCATTCAGCGGTGCTCAATTCCACAGTGCCGCTGTTCGGCGCCCTGCTTTCCGTGGTCGTCCTGTCGGAACGGCTCACCATGCGCTTGCTGATCGGCTTGTTGCTCGGCATCGTCGGCGTCGCAATCCTGGTCGGCGCAGGCGGCCTGCCGCTGAACGCCTCGATACTGATGGCGGTCGCGGCCTGCCTGCTTGGCGCCATTGCAGTTGCGTTGGCCAGCATCATCGTGAAGAAAACCGGTAATGGCGGCGGCATTCATCCGATCGTGATGGCTGCGGGTTCGTTGACATTGGGTAGCGCGGCCATGCTGCCGGCGCTGCCGTTCTCGCTGCCTGCGGCAATGCCCTCGGCTCCTGCATGGGCTTGCACGGTTGCAGTGGCGCTGGGGTCTACCGGCCTGGCGCAAGCGATGTTCATCTCGCTGATATTGAAAATCGGAGCGACACGCGCGATGTCGGCAACCTTCCTGCTCCCTCTTTTCAGCATGCTGTGGGGCGTCCTCTTCCTGCATGAAGGGGTAGGTGCTTCGACGTTGGTCGGGGGTATGGTGGTGCTGGCGGCAATGGGATTGGTACTGGCGGGGCCGCGTCCTAGACCGGTCGTTTCTGAAGCGAAAACCTAG
- a CDS encoding MFS transporter: MGMHSRGDAAVGHHPQVSRTYAWMVFALVFGLMLSDYLSRQVINALFPFLKAEWALSDTQLGSLVSVVALTVGVLTFPISLLADRWGRVLSVTAMALLWGLATIACGLAGSFMPLFLARALVGLGEAGYSSAGGAILLSVFPKRLHASVMGAFLAAALFGSVLGVILGGAIAAQLGWRMAFIIIGAGGLALAIVFPMFVREPAKVAASSNISDSRMPLKTVFKELFAARTALFTYLGSGFQMFTIGSVMAWMPSYLNRYYDMTPKEAGIKAGVLVLLAGVGMTLGGVIVDRLVRRERKNTLLVMASYSFGGCALLVLAFVLPPGTAQFTLLAIAMILAGSPIGPAGAVVTGVSDPRIHATVLATGTLANNILGLAPGPFVTGLIADRMNLQVALEIIPFASLIAALCFVQARRYYDLDVRRIAAPLQSNEIDNSVKAA, from the coding sequence ATGGGCATGCATTCTAGAGGCGACGCGGCCGTCGGCCATCATCCGCAAGTATCGCGAACCTACGCCTGGATGGTATTCGCGCTGGTCTTTGGCTTGATGCTTTCAGACTACCTGTCGCGGCAGGTGATCAACGCACTGTTTCCCTTCCTTAAGGCCGAGTGGGCACTGTCGGACACGCAGCTCGGCTCGCTGGTCAGCGTCGTGGCGCTGACTGTCGGCGTACTGACCTTTCCCATTTCGCTGCTGGCTGACCGTTGGGGTCGCGTGCTCAGCGTGACCGCCATGGCGCTTCTCTGGGGGCTTGCGACTATTGCCTGCGGCTTGGCGGGAAGCTTCATGCCGCTCTTCCTCGCGCGGGCGCTGGTCGGCTTGGGAGAAGCAGGATATAGCAGCGCCGGAGGCGCCATCCTTCTGAGCGTCTTCCCGAAGCGACTGCATGCGAGCGTGATGGGCGCGTTTCTCGCAGCCGCGCTGTTCGGCTCGGTGTTGGGCGTTATCCTGGGAGGCGCCATCGCCGCACAGCTCGGATGGCGCATGGCATTCATCATCATCGGCGCGGGCGGCCTGGCGCTTGCCATCGTCTTCCCGATGTTCGTGCGGGAACCTGCCAAGGTGGCAGCGTCTTCGAACATCAGCGATTCACGAATGCCCTTGAAAACGGTATTCAAGGAATTGTTCGCTGCGCGCACCGCACTCTTCACCTACCTCGGCTCGGGCTTCCAGATGTTTACGATCGGCTCGGTCATGGCATGGATGCCCAGCTATCTGAATCGCTACTACGACATGACGCCGAAAGAAGCCGGCATCAAGGCTGGCGTACTGGTCTTGCTGGCGGGTGTGGGCATGACGCTTGGCGGCGTCATCGTTGATCGTCTGGTAAGGCGAGAACGAAAGAATACCCTGCTGGTCATGGCCTCGTATTCCTTCGGTGGCTGCGCGTTGCTGGTTCTGGCCTTTGTCCTGCCGCCGGGAACGGCGCAATTTACTCTACTCGCCATTGCGATGATATTGGCGGGCAGCCCCATCGGACCGGCTGGCGCCGTTGTTACCGGTGTCAGCGACCCGCGCATCCATGCAACCGTCCTGGCCACGGGCACGCTTGCCAACAATATCCTTGGCCTTGCGCCCGGACCATTCGTCACCGGTCTCATCGCCGACCGTATGAACCTGCAGGTGGCGCTGGAAATTATTCCTTTTGCCAGCCTGATCGCCGCACTGTGCTTTGTGCAAGCGCGTCGCTATTACGATCTCGACGTGCGCCGCATTGCCGCGCCGCTCCAGTCCAACGAGATCGACAACTCGGTAAAAGCCGCGTGA
- a CDS encoding LuxR C-terminal-related transcriptional regulator yields MTSTASNNAFQYAELVLSTTPPRASRHQLARPRLSLEDNRFREHSIIVVQAPPGFGKTSLLGQWRREYLEHGAAVAWVIADGSDDPQRFLHCLVLAVRAGCGRPAFGRHLLEGSGTKLGELEGMTAWLIEVSQSSLNLVLVVDEAERLSPANLSTLTYLLHNAPPNLRIIVGARSGIDTTVVDLLNYGQCLLLGPEDLRFHIDETIALVRNRFGSRIDADTAARLHEVADGWPLGLQIVLAAMERTNDARLAIASVTSGIGGKGDNFVGGLLSNLASEDADFLVRISVVDVIHPDLCRALTGLEGAPQMLARLVRDTPVFVAGDDSEWVRLHNLARDALRSRLATLPEAQRIELHVRAFRWLADHGMTQEAARHAHSAGQREIAYDLAEQCLFEAMTTQGHQDTVLGWLELLPETELNKRPRLRLAAAWALALSERPAEAENLVQGLLANPDADAALRYECALIVSGAAYYADDPDRCLALFEPWMASPPLRDSRLLQMHANRLGILAVLTGDPTKARRHIQMAASAKSGETYRYGARWSSFITGFSYLWEGQVLLAEEVLRPALESADATLGRRHPLSCMIASLLAAALYERDRLDEASGLLANRLDVLERAGTPETIMLGYRTASRIASAKGIENRALDLLEVLNAVGVARGLPRLCVTSLAEQIRLHAGRFRSETCRALVQRVDEIVADNLASHGPLWQRGTQCLQWLAHANTAIAAQDWQRAFDALTQTGQLAETLKLGRWRIEIMALRAFVMDRKGEKARPLLLEAMNLAQTFGLSRVFFDAHPALGDLVQRVAEDEGAGTRMPRIVRPPLERPLSTPRAVPSMVLTPKEREVLEYLARNLSNKEIAQAMQVGEETVKWHLKNLFHKLDAGTRKHAVRRAQLLGLLEGLE; encoded by the coding sequence ATGACTTCCACAGCAAGCAACAACGCATTCCAATACGCCGAGCTTGTTCTCAGCACGACGCCTCCGCGCGCGTCGCGGCATCAGCTCGCCCGACCGCGGCTGAGCCTGGAGGACAACAGGTTTCGCGAGCACTCGATTATCGTCGTGCAAGCCCCGCCGGGTTTTGGCAAGACCTCGCTGCTCGGCCAGTGGCGGCGCGAATATCTGGAGCACGGCGCTGCGGTGGCGTGGGTAATCGCCGACGGCAGCGATGATCCGCAACGATTCTTGCATTGCCTCGTGCTTGCCGTTCGAGCCGGTTGCGGCCGGCCGGCGTTTGGCCGGCATCTGCTGGAAGGCTCAGGTACCAAGCTCGGTGAGCTGGAAGGGATGACGGCATGGCTGATCGAGGTGAGCCAAAGTTCGCTCAACCTGGTCCTGGTCGTAGACGAGGCCGAGCGCTTGTCGCCTGCCAATCTTTCCACATTAACCTATCTCCTGCATAACGCCCCACCCAACCTGCGCATTATTGTCGGTGCCCGCAGCGGAATCGACACGACCGTCGTGGATCTTCTGAACTATGGGCAGTGCCTGTTGCTCGGGCCCGAAGATCTGCGTTTCCATATCGATGAGACCATTGCCCTCGTGCGCAATCGTTTCGGCTCCAGGATCGATGCCGACACGGCTGCGCGCTTGCATGAAGTCGCGGATGGCTGGCCTCTCGGACTGCAGATCGTGCTGGCGGCAATGGAACGCACTAACGACGCACGTTTGGCCATTGCATCGGTGACATCGGGTATCGGAGGGAAGGGCGACAACTTCGTCGGAGGATTACTTTCGAACCTGGCGAGTGAGGATGCGGATTTTCTTGTGCGGATTTCCGTGGTCGATGTCATTCACCCGGATTTGTGCCGGGCGCTGACGGGGCTTGAGGGCGCGCCGCAAATGCTGGCGCGCCTGGTTCGCGATACGCCGGTATTCGTTGCCGGCGATGATAGCGAGTGGGTGCGCCTGCACAATCTGGCCCGTGACGCGCTGCGCTCGCGTCTTGCGACATTGCCGGAAGCACAGCGGATCGAACTCCATGTGCGCGCCTTCCGCTGGCTGGCCGATCATGGCATGACCCAGGAAGCCGCTCGTCACGCACATTCCGCAGGACAACGCGAGATTGCATACGATCTGGCCGAGCAATGCCTGTTCGAAGCCATGACCACCCAGGGACACCAGGACACGGTACTTGGCTGGCTTGAACTGTTGCCGGAGACCGAGCTGAACAAGCGCCCCCGTTTGCGCCTGGCGGCAGCGTGGGCGCTTGCCCTGAGCGAACGTCCCGCGGAAGCGGAAAACCTCGTGCAGGGCTTGCTGGCGAACCCCGACGCTGATGCCGCCTTGCGCTATGAATGCGCACTGATCGTCAGCGGTGCGGCTTACTACGCGGATGACCCGGACCGATGCCTGGCGCTGTTCGAGCCCTGGATGGCATCGCCGCCGCTGCGTGACTCGCGCCTGCTTCAGATGCATGCCAATCGCCTGGGTATCTTGGCGGTCCTGACTGGCGATCCCACGAAAGCGCGCCGGCATATCCAAATGGCGGCGAGCGCGAAGAGTGGGGAAACCTATCGCTACGGCGCGCGCTGGAGCTCCTTCATTACCGGCTTCAGCTATCTGTGGGAAGGGCAGGTCCTGCTGGCCGAAGAGGTTCTGCGGCCGGCACTGGAGAGTGCCGATGCCACCCTCGGTCGCCGCCACCCTCTGTCCTGCATGATCGCCTCCCTGCTGGCCGCTGCCCTGTACGAGAGGGACCGCCTGGACGAAGCGTCCGGACTGCTGGCCAACCGTCTCGACGTCCTGGAACGTGCGGGCACACCGGAGACCATCATGCTGGGTTACCGGACGGCGTCGCGTATCGCCTCAGCCAAGGGTATCGAGAATCGTGCCCTTGACCTGCTCGAAGTGTTGAATGCCGTCGGCGTCGCCCGCGGTTTACCGCGGCTGTGCGTGACCAGCCTTGCAGAACAGATCAGGCTGCATGCCGGGCGCTTTCGTTCCGAAACATGCCGGGCACTGGTCCAGCGTGTCGACGAAATCGTCGCCGACAATCTGGCGTCGCATGGCCCTTTGTGGCAGCGCGGGACGCAGTGCTTGCAATGGTTGGCTCACGCCAACACTGCCATCGCGGCGCAGGACTGGCAACGCGCATTTGATGCTCTAACGCAAACCGGTCAGCTTGCTGAAACGCTGAAACTGGGCCGCTGGCGCATTGAAATCATGGCGTTGCGGGCATTCGTCATGGATCGCAAAGGCGAGAAAGCGCGTCCGCTGCTCTTGGAGGCGATGAACCTCGCGCAGACCTTCGGCTTGTCGAGGGTATTTTTCGATGCCCACCCTGCGCTCGGCGACTTGGTGCAGCGTGTTGCCGAAGACGAAGGGGCGGGAACCAGGATGCCGCGCATCGTCCGCCCACCGCTGGAACGCCCACTGTCGACACCGCGTGCAGTGCCAAGCATGGTGCTGACGCCGAAGGAGCGCGAGGTTCTTGAGTATCTGGCACGCAACCTCTCGAATAAGGAAATCGCTCAAGCCATGCAGGTGGGCGAGGAAACCGTCAAATGGCATCTGAAAAACCTGTTCCACAAACTCGATGCCGGCACCCGCAAGCATGCGGTGCGGCGTGCACAGCTTCTCGGATTGCTGGAGGGGCTGGAGTAG